From Xylanibacter oryzae DSM 17970, a single genomic window includes:
- a CDS encoding TonB-dependent receptor — protein sequence MKKIVLLAATFVCFSQVYAENPTIQKKDSLTSIKKTGMKSVLLQDVQVVSTRVGANTPIANQNFVKSQINAVNFGHDMPSLLSLTPSVTFSSDAGNGIGYTDIHVRGTDATRISVTTNGVPINDAESSKTYWVNIPDIVSSAETIQIQRGVGASTNGSGAFGATINIQTDNIGVKPYAGVDLSAGSYGSHKETFRFGTGLLGGHWGFQGRLSNIGSDGYIDRASTKLNSYFMQGGYFSGNTVVKFITFNGTEKTYHAWDYASKADMETYGRTYNPCGQYNDANGKTVYYKDQTDNYHQQNYQLIWNQVVNSYWSSNVTLHYTNGYGYYEQYKTGQKLAKYTLTDDFSIKSDLIRRKIMANNFYGFVGSLNYDNKKNLTLSLGGGWNKYDGDHYGQVLWVRTFSGSLEPNHEYYRSNGIKYDGNFFGKLNYSLFKGFHTYIDLQYRHVGYTMTGTSQEYDEKNLQKLFNINEKYNFFNPKFGLYYDINNNNTVYMSYAIAHKEPTRDDFENMMAESEYVAPKSERLNDLELGYKYQSKIFSAGANLYYMCYDNQFVPTGGQDSNGEMVVRNVKDSYRIGLELMAALNPFKGFNWNANATWSKNREKNTNLKTIDNNYVNVGTTHLAFSPDFIFNNIFSYEYKKLKVSVMSKYVGEQYMTNSNFRTYIDEDNNKEISTMIDSYFTTDIDLSYTFKIKGLKSLTLGCTIYNLFNEEYESNGGCALFFKQDNGKVVAFGNNDFWSYSVYSAQAPINFMAHMSLNF from the coding sequence ATGAAAAAGATCGTGTTGCTAGCAGCAACTTTCGTATGCTTTTCACAAGTGTACGCAGAGAATCCAACCATTCAGAAGAAAGATTCTCTAACAAGCATTAAAAAGACAGGTATGAAATCTGTATTGCTTCAGGATGTACAAGTCGTATCTACTCGTGTAGGTGCTAATACACCTATAGCAAATCAGAACTTTGTAAAAAGCCAAATCAATGCAGTAAATTTTGGGCATGATATGCCTAGCTTACTTTCATTAACTCCATCAGTAACATTCTCTTCGGATGCTGGTAATGGAATTGGATATACTGATATTCATGTACGAGGCACTGATGCTACACGTATCAGTGTTACAACCAACGGTGTTCCTATAAACGATGCGGAAAGTAGCAAAACGTATTGGGTTAATATTCCTGATATAGTATCAAGTGCCGAAACGATACAGATTCAGCGTGGTGTTGGTGCATCTACAAATGGTTCGGGCGCCTTTGGAGCAACCATAAATATTCAGACAGATAATATAGGTGTAAAACCATATGCCGGTGTTGATCTAAGTGCCGGTTCTTATGGATCTCATAAAGAGACATTTCGTTTTGGAACAGGACTACTGGGTGGTCACTGGGGATTTCAGGGACGTCTGTCTAATATAGGCAGTGATGGATATATAGACCGTGCATCAACAAAACTTAATTCTTATTTCATGCAAGGCGGGTATTTCTCAGGAAATACTGTGGTTAAGTTTATTACCTTTAATGGTACCGAAAAGACATATCATGCTTGGGATTATGCTTCTAAAGCCGATATGGAAACATATGGCCGTACTTATAACCCATGTGGACAGTATAATGATGCCAATGGTAAAACAGTGTATTATAAAGACCAGACCGATAACTATCATCAGCAGAATTATCAGTTGATATGGAATCAAGTCGTTAATTCTTATTGGAGTTCTAATGTAACTCTTCATTATACTAATGGATATGGATATTATGAACAGTATAAAACAGGACAAAAGTTAGCAAAGTATACCCTAACAGATGATTTCTCAATAAAATCAGATCTGATACGTCGTAAGATAATGGCAAATAACTTCTATGGATTTGTAGGTAGTCTTAATTATGATAATAAGAAAAACCTTACATTATCATTAGGTGGTGGATGGAACAAATATGATGGTGACCATTATGGTCAAGTGCTATGGGTAAGAACTTTTAGTGGAAGTCTGGAACCCAATCATGAATACTATAGGAGTAATGGAATAAAATATGATGGTAATTTCTTTGGCAAACTCAATTATTCTTTATTTAAAGGTTTTCATACTTATATAGATTTACAATATCGTCATGTGGGTTATACCATGACAGGCACATCTCAAGAGTATGACGAAAAGAATCTGCAGAAATTGTTTAATATAAACGAAAAATATAATTTCTTTAATCCTAAATTCGGCTTATATTATGATATAAATAACAATAATACTGTATATATGTCATATGCTATTGCCCATAAGGAACCCACCCGTGATGATTTTGAAAATATGATGGCGGAGTCTGAGTATGTAGCACCAAAGTCAGAACGTCTTAATGATTTGGAACTGGGATATAAATACCAGAGTAAAATATTCTCAGCAGGAGCAAATCTATATTACATGTGTTATGACAATCAGTTTGTACCGACAGGAGGTCAAGATTCAAACGGCGAAATGGTAGTTCGTAACGTGAAAGACAGTTACCGTATTGGATTGGAGTTGATGGCTGCCTTAAATCCTTTTAAGGGCTTTAACTGGAATGCAAATGCAACATGGAGCAAAAACCGTGAAAAGAATACAAATCTTAAAACTATTGATAATAATTATGTCAATGTAGGTACTACTCATCTGGCGTTCTCCCCTGATTTTATATTTAATAATATATTTTCTTATGAATATAAAAAGCTTAAAGTTAGTGTTATGAGCAAATATGTAGGAGAACAGTATATGACAAACTCTAATTTCCGCACTTATATAGACGAAGATAATAATAAAGAGATCAGTACAATGATAGATTCATATTTTACTACAGATATAGACCTTTCATATACATTTAAGATTAAAGGACTTAAGAGCTTGACATTGGGATGTACAATTTATAATCTATTCAATGAGGAATATGAAAGTAATGGTGGCTGTGCTTTATTTTTCAAACAAGACAATGGTAAAGTTGTAGCATTTGGTAATAATGACTTTTGGTCATACTCTGTATATTCTGCACAGGCGCCAATTAACTTTATGGCGCATATGTCATTAAACTTCTGA
- a CDS encoding thiamine diphosphokinase, with translation MEENDDKTMNYPIITKDYKAGAVILAAGDYPKNEIPLCILNNAEYVCCCDNAAVTYIKNGNIPDVIVGDCDSLPKEFKEKYSDKLKVEVEQEFNDLTKATRFCISKGYKDIVYIGATGKREDHTLGNISLIVWYMQEFGIYPIMVTDYGYFVTAKGLNKFGSFKGQQVSIYNLDCKKINGTGFDWPTYAYQWIWQGTLNQATGNEFELDADGSYLVYRTFDAKDKL, from the coding sequence ATGGAAGAGAATGATGATAAAACGATGAACTATCCAATTATAACAAAAGACTATAAAGCCGGCGCAGTGATACTTGCTGCCGGTGATTATCCTAAAAATGAAATACCATTATGTATTCTAAACAATGCTGAATATGTATGTTGTTGCGATAATGCGGCTGTAACATATATAAAAAATGGGAATATACCTGATGTTATAGTTGGTGATTGTGATTCTTTACCTAAGGAATTCAAAGAGAAATATTCGGATAAGCTAAAGGTGGAAGTCGAACAGGAATTTAACGACCTCACAAAAGCTACTCGTTTTTGTATTTCAAAAGGATATAAGGATATCGTTTATATTGGAGCTACAGGAAAAAGAGAAGACCATACCTTAGGAAATATAAGTCTGATTGTATGGTACATGCAAGAGTTTGGCATATATCCTATTATGGTTACAGACTATGGATATTTTGTTACAGCAAAAGGTTTAAACAAATTTGGTAGTTTTAAAGGTCAACAAGTAAGTATATATAATCTAGATTGCAAAAAAATAAATGGAACAGGATTTGATTGGCCAACTTATGCATATCAGTGGATATGGCAAGGTACATTAAACCAAGCCACCGGCAATGAGTTTGAACTCGATGCCGATGGCTCGTATTTAGTATATCGCACTTTTGATGCTAAAGATAAACTTTAG
- a CDS encoding glycoside hydrolase family 97 protein: MKRQILLSLALMTAGLAMAGDVLIKSPDSKLVVIVSNEDGRAEYSVNYEGKQMLTKSYLGLKTNIEDFTQGLTLKNDVATSEVNNSYTMNRTKRAVSEYHANQALITFENSNKREFTVTFQVSNNNIAYKYSMPRYGDTKCMIIEAEASSFNFPAQTTTFLCPQIGPMTGWERTKPSYEEEYTADSKMNVKSQFSHGYTFPCLFHIGNNGWALVSETGVTGKYCGSHLSDYDVEKGYTIAFPDKGENNGVGINGAAISLPGETPWRTITLGNDLKPIVETTLPYDITAPQYSPSQDYKPGRYTWSWLLWQDKSVNYNDQVKFIDLASEMGYEYVLVDNWWDVQIGRDRMKQLSDYAKSKGVNLMVWYNSNGYVNDAPQSPRDCMNTSIARKKEMAWLKDIGVKGIKVDFFGGDKQETMKLYEDILSDANDYGLQVIFHGCTIPRGWERMYPNYVGSEAVLASENLYFTQHHCDKEGFELTMHPFSRNAVASMDWGGVIMNRRMSQDNNSRNYRRTSDTFEMAAGIINQCSINCIAIQPNNLKELPQFEIDFLKNIPTTWDDTKYITGYPTKYVVIARKHGNDWYVAGLNGTDKEMALNIEVPMLAGKTVKYYTDNKKKGKEIPTSVVKTMKIGKNGIAKVFIQAMGAIILVP; the protein is encoded by the coding sequence ATGAAAAGACAAATTCTTTTATCTCTAGCTTTAATGACTGCTGGCTTGGCTATGGCTGGAGATGTATTAATCAAATCGCCCGACAGCAAATTAGTCGTTATAGTAAGTAATGAAGATGGCAGAGCTGAATATTCTGTAAATTATGAGGGTAAACAGATGCTCACTAAATCGTATTTAGGCCTTAAGACAAATATTGAGGATTTTACACAAGGACTAACACTCAAAAACGATGTTGCTACTAGTGAGGTGAACAACAGTTATACTATGAACCGCACAAAAAGAGCTGTTTCTGAGTATCATGCTAATCAGGCTTTAATTACTTTTGAGAACAGTAACAAGAGAGAGTTTACTGTTACTTTTCAAGTTTCAAATAATAATATCGCATACAAGTATTCAATGCCAAGGTACGGAGATACAAAATGTATGATCATAGAGGCAGAAGCCAGTAGCTTTAATTTTCCTGCTCAGACAACGACATTCCTTTGCCCACAAATTGGTCCGATGACAGGATGGGAAAGAACAAAACCTAGCTATGAAGAAGAATATACCGCTGATTCTAAGATGAATGTCAAATCGCAATTTAGTCATGGATATACATTTCCTTGCTTATTCCATATAGGCAATAATGGTTGGGCTCTTGTCAGCGAGACAGGAGTTACCGGCAAATACTGTGGTTCTCATCTTAGTGATTATGATGTTGAAAAAGGATATACAATAGCTTTTCCTGACAAAGGTGAGAATAATGGCGTTGGTATAAATGGGGCTGCTATATCTTTACCGGGCGAGACACCATGGCGTACAATTACACTTGGAAATGATTTAAAACCAATTGTAGAGACAACTCTACCATATGATATAACTGCACCTCAATACTCTCCTTCACAAGATTATAAACCAGGAAGATATACATGGAGTTGGCTATTATGGCAAGACAAATCTGTAAACTATAACGATCAGGTTAAATTTATAGACTTGGCTTCTGAAATGGGATATGAGTATGTTCTGGTTGATAACTGGTGGGATGTTCAGATAGGCCGAGACAGAATGAAACAGTTATCTGATTACGCAAAAAGCAAGGGAGTAAATTTAATGGTGTGGTACAATTCAAACGGGTATGTAAATGATGCGCCACAATCTCCACGCGACTGCATGAATACAAGCATTGCAAGAAAAAAGGAAATGGCCTGGCTTAAAGATATAGGCGTAAAGGGTATCAAGGTTGATTTCTTCGGTGGTGACAAACAGGAGACTATGAAACTTTATGAAGATATTCTTAGTGATGCCAACGACTATGGACTACAGGTTATTTTCCACGGTTGCACTATTCCTAGAGGTTGGGAGCGTATGTATCCAAACTATGTTGGTAGTGAGGCTGTTCTTGCTTCTGAGAACTTATATTTCACTCAGCATCATTGTGATAAGGAAGGTTTTGAACTTACAATGCACCCATTTTCTCGTAATGCTGTAGCAAGTATGGATTGGGGTGGCGTAATTATGAACCGCAGGATGAGCCAGGATAACAACAGCCGCAATTATAGACGTACGTCTGATACTTTTGAGATGGCAGCCGGCATTATAAATCAGTGCAGCATTAACTGTATAGCCATACAACCAAATAATCTTAAAGAGTTACCGCAATTTGAAATCGACTTTTTAAAGAATATCCCGACCACGTGGGATGATACAAAGTATATAACAGGATATCCTACTAAATATGTTGTAATTGCCAGAAAACATGGAAACGATTGGTATGTAGCAGGACTGAATGGTACCGATAAAGAAATGGCCCTTAATATTGAGGTTCCTATGTTAGCGGGAAAGACAGTCAAATATTATACAGATAACAAGAAGAAAGGTAAGGAAATACCAACATCTGTTGTAAAAACTATGAAAATAGGCAAGAACGGAATCGCTAAGGTCTTTATACAGGCCATGGGCGCTATAATACTTGTACCCTAA
- the pnuC gene encoding nicotinamide riboside transporter PnuC has translation METLQILDILATIVGLVYIWLEYKASIYLWLLGIIMPAIDIFKYFKAGLYADFGMAIYYLLAAVYGFIIWKFFKKKGQGESMEMPITHFNKKLIMPSTLVFFVSWSAIYFILVRFTNSTVPFTDSFVNALSFIGLWALARKYVEQWLIWILVDAISCALYVYKGIPFTAALYGLYVIIAILGYYKWKRMMIKR, from the coding sequence ATGGAAACTCTTCAGATACTCGATATTCTTGCAACGATTGTAGGATTAGTCTATATCTGGCTGGAGTACAAGGCTAGTATATATCTATGGTTATTGGGCATAATAATGCCCGCCATAGATATATTCAAATACTTCAAGGCCGGACTTTATGCTGATTTTGGAATGGCCATATATTATCTTCTTGCTGCTGTATATGGTTTCATTATATGGAAATTTTTTAAGAAGAAGGGACAGGGAGAAAGTATGGAAATGCCGATAACGCATTTCAATAAAAAACTTATAATGCCTAGCACTCTTGTCTTTTTTGTGTCATGGTCTGCAATATACTTTATACTAGTACGTTTTACAAACAGTACAGTACCATTTACCGATAGTTTTGTCAATGCCCTCAGTTTTATAGGATTGTGGGCTCTAGCCAGGAAATACGTAGAGCAATGGCTAATATGGATATTGGTAGATGCAATAAGTTGTGCACTTTATGTCTATAAAGGTATACCATTTACTGCAGCTTTGTATGGACTTTATGTGATAATTGCCATATTGGGGTACTACAAATGGAAGAGAATGATGATAAAACGATGA
- the ade gene encoding adenine deaminase, translated as MAHIYRGKIVDVVSRRIFNGAMYVENDKIVNVEENSSCDYDNYIIPGFIDSHIHIESSMLIPSEFAKLAVKSGTISVVADPHEIANVLGFEGVKYMVNDGKEVPFKFYFSVPSCVPATPFETSGATINSQQVGEMIKMDDFHLLGEMMDYPGVINNDEETISKIRQTLAVGKVVDGHAPYISGEMLRKYTSAGITTDHECDNEQEAIEKIDNGMDILIREGSAARNFDSLIGLLKKHPNKVMFCSDDKHPDSLSAGHINKLAKRAVAQGYDVIDVLRACSLNPVRHYKLSVGLLQKDDNADFVIVDNLSNFNILSTYVDGVCVYDTNNGYSEEYMSIHKPAYDKIPNRFNANKICSESLTVSPDGCKIHVIGTSDGNITTQNIIATPKIEDGFVVSDINRDIIKIVVYNRYTPSVPQVAFVHGFNLKQGAIASTIAHDSHNIIAIGTNDDDLTYAINQLIECKGGIIAGFKNEWELLPLPVAGLMSICDGEKVAGKYNILNDTVAKLGCLYKAPFMTLSFLALLVIPELKLSDKGLFDSKEMKFISLFVK; from the coding sequence ATGGCACATATTTATAGGGGAAAGATTGTTGATGTAGTTTCTCGAAGAATATTCAACGGAGCAATGTATGTAGAGAATGACAAGATTGTTAATGTGGAAGAAAATAGCTCTTGCGATTACGACAATTATATTATACCCGGATTCATCGATTCACACATACACATAGAGAGTTCTATGCTTATACCCTCTGAGTTTGCAAAATTGGCAGTCAAAAGTGGAACTATTTCTGTTGTCGCTGATCCTCATGAGATAGCTAATGTATTAGGCTTTGAGGGTGTCAAATATATGGTAAACGACGGCAAAGAGGTTCCTTTTAAGTTTTATTTCAGCGTTCCATCTTGTGTCCCAGCCACTCCCTTTGAGACATCGGGCGCGACAATAAACTCTCAACAAGTAGGTGAAATGATAAAGATGGACGATTTTCATTTATTAGGTGAGATGATGGACTATCCTGGAGTCATAAATAATGACGAAGAGACCATCAGTAAAATACGACAGACTTTAGCTGTCGGTAAAGTCGTTGACGGCCATGCGCCATACATTTCTGGAGAAATGTTAAGAAAATATACCAGTGCGGGAATAACTACCGATCATGAATGTGACAATGAACAAGAGGCTATCGAGAAAATTGATAACGGGATGGACATATTGATAAGAGAAGGTAGCGCTGCACGTAATTTTGATTCTCTTATAGGACTATTAAAGAAACACCCTAATAAGGTTATGTTCTGTTCTGACGATAAGCACCCTGACAGTTTATCTGCAGGACACATCAACAAACTTGCAAAAAGGGCCGTAGCACAAGGTTATGATGTCATTGATGTACTACGTGCCTGCAGCCTAAACCCTGTAAGACATTATAAATTGAGTGTCGGTTTATTGCAAAAGGATGATAATGCAGATTTTGTTATTGTTGATAACTTAAGCAATTTCAACATACTTTCCACTTATGTTGATGGCGTTTGTGTATATGATACCAATAATGGATATAGTGAAGAATACATGTCAATACATAAACCTGCTTATGACAAGATTCCAAATAGATTCAATGCCAACAAAATATGCTCTGAAAGCTTAACCGTTAGTCCAGATGGATGTAAAATACATGTCATTGGAACTTCTGATGGAAATATTACAACTCAAAATATAATTGCAACACCTAAGATAGAAGATGGCTTTGTTGTATCAGACATCAACCGTGACATAATAAAGATCGTTGTATACAACCGTTATACACCATCTGTACCACAAGTCGCATTTGTTCACGGATTTAATCTAAAGCAAGGAGCCATAGCTTCAACAATAGCACACGACAGTCATAATATAATAGCTATTGGTACAAATGATGACGATCTTACATATGCAATAAATCAACTTATAGAATGTAAGGGTGGAATAATTGCAGGCTTTAAAAATGAATGGGAATTACTACCTTTACCTGTTGCAGGACTTATGTCAATATGTGATGGAGAAAAGGTTGCCGGCAAATATAATATATTAAATGATACTGTTGCTAAATTGGGGTGTCTATACAAAGCACCATTCATGACATTATCTTTTCTTGCCCTATTGGTTATCCCAGAACTCAAATTAAGCGATAAAGGACTATTCGACAGCAAGGAGATGAAATTCATATCTCTTTTCGTAAAGTAA
- a CDS encoding uracil-xanthine permease family protein, with the protein MDVNNLSPLRKGIVGVQFLFVAFGATVLVPLLVGLNPSTALFTAGIGTFIFHFVTKGKVPIFLGSSFAFIAPIIAATKEWGMAGTLAGLTGVSLVYFFISFIVKLQGKKFLDRVFPPIVIGPVIILIGLTLSSSAVNMAKSNWILALVSLITAIVVLVLGKGLIKLVPIISGIIVGYIIAVFMGIIDFTPIINAPWIALPDSLAHFHLPDFQWGPFIYMIPVAIAPVIEHIGDVYVVGAVANKDFVKDPGLHRTLLGDGIACLVSALLAGPPVTTYAEVTGAMSITKVTSPVVIRIAAATALIFSVIGKLSALLQTIPQAVLGGIMLLLFGTIASVGVRNLIQSHVNLDHTRNIIILSVTLTMGIGGAALSAGNFSLSGIGLSAIVGVLLNLILPKEKEVEEVKIDE; encoded by the coding sequence ATGGATGTCAATAATTTGTCGCCACTGCGTAAAGGAATAGTAGGTGTACAATTCCTGTTCGTCGCATTTGGCGCAACAGTTTTAGTTCCTCTTCTTGTAGGACTTAACCCTTCGACTGCTCTTTTTACAGCAGGTATCGGAACATTTATCTTTCATTTCGTAACAAAAGGGAAAGTGCCTATTTTCTTAGGAAGCAGTTTCGCATTTATTGCACCAATAATTGCAGCTACAAAAGAATGGGGCATGGCTGGTACTTTGGCAGGACTTACAGGCGTGTCGCTTGTGTATTTCTTTATTAGCTTTATTGTTAAGTTACAAGGCAAGAAATTTTTAGACCGAGTTTTTCCGCCGATAGTTATCGGACCTGTAATTATACTAATAGGTCTTACATTGTCAAGCAGTGCCGTTAATATGGCTAAGTCTAATTGGATATTGGCATTAGTTTCATTGATTACGGCTATAGTTGTGCTTGTGTTAGGAAAAGGTTTGATAAAACTTGTGCCTATAATAAGTGGTATAATTGTAGGATATATCATTGCTGTGTTTATGGGTATTATAGACTTTACGCCGATAATTAATGCACCATGGATAGCATTACCTGATTCATTGGCACATTTTCACTTACCTGATTTCCAATGGGGACCTTTTATATACATGATACCAGTAGCAATAGCACCAGTTATTGAGCATATAGGTGATGTGTATGTAGTAGGGGCCGTAGCAAATAAGGATTTTGTAAAAGACCCGGGACTACATCGTACTTTGCTAGGTGATGGTATCGCTTGTTTAGTGTCTGCTTTATTGGCCGGTCCTCCGGTAACAACATACGCAGAAGTAACAGGAGCGATGTCTATAACTAAAGTAACAAGTCCCGTAGTAATAAGAATAGCAGCAGCAACGGCATTAATTTTCTCTGTAATAGGAAAACTAAGTGCATTGTTACAAACCATTCCACAAGCGGTATTAGGTGGCATAATGTTATTGCTTTTTGGTACTATCGCAAGTGTGGGAGTGCGAAACTTGATACAGTCACATGTGAACCTAGATCATACACGTAATATAATTATACTTTCAGTAACTTTGACAATGGGTATTGGAGGTGCAGCGTTGTCTGCAGGTAATTTTTCTTTGTCAGGTATAGGTCTATCAGCAATAGTTGGTGTGTTGTTAAACCTTATATTGCCAAAAGAAAAAGAAGTAGAAGAAGTTAAAATAGACGAGTAA
- a CDS encoding rhamnogalacturonan lyase yields the protein MKNYLTTGIFMLFSCFAMAQPKYNMNILKHEKLNRGLVVVKQDDTHNILSWRTLDSDGKGEPFDIYRNGEKINKQSIIKGGTFFIDNYKSANDINYEVKGGKVNGTYCLKSNSPIGYIPIKIQKPADGITSDGITYSYSANDASIGDVDGDGNYEIILKWDPSNSKDNSFAGFTGNNYIDCYRIDGTRLWRINIGKNIRAGAHYSPFIVYDFDGDGKAELIMKTADGTIDGVGNVIGDSTKDYREISNDNKRGRILKGPEYLTVFEGLTGKALKTINYIPARGDSKDWGDDHGNRCERYLAGVGYLDGIHASAIFCRGYYTRTVITSWDWDGKELKQHWIFDTNNPKWKSYAGQGNHNLRIADVDGDGCDEITYGAMCVDHNGNGLYNTGFGHGDAIHLTAFDPNTENLQVWDCHENKRDGSDFRDAKTGKVIFQIPSNEDVGRCMAADIDPTNPGLEMWSSASGGIRNIKGNVISKPSIGHRKYGVSTNFGIWWDGDLLRELLDHESITKYDSNKGISYTLQRFEGCKFNNGTKSNPCLSADILGDWREEVLTRTYDSSELRLYVSMIPTDYRINCLEEDIPYRIGVATENVGYNQPPETGFYLGPDKTVHPFLK from the coding sequence ATGAAAAATTATTTGACTACTGGTATTTTCATGTTATTCAGTTGTTTTGCAATGGCGCAACCTAAATATAATATGAACATACTGAAGCACGAAAAGCTAAACCGTGGACTTGTTGTTGTGAAGCAAGATGATACTCATAACATTCTTTCTTGGCGTACACTTGACAGTGATGGAAAAGGTGAACCTTTCGATATATACCGTAATGGCGAAAAAATTAACAAACAGTCTATCATAAAAGGTGGAACTTTTTTTATTGATAATTATAAATCAGCCAACGATATTAATTACGAAGTTAAGGGTGGAAAAGTTAATGGAACATATTGCCTTAAATCTAATTCACCGATAGGATATATACCTATAAAAATACAGAAACCTGCAGATGGCATTACTTCTGATGGCATTACATATTCATATTCTGCAAATGATGCTAGCATTGGTGATGTTGACGGTGATGGCAATTACGAGATTATTCTTAAATGGGACCCTTCTAATTCTAAAGATAATTCATTTGCAGGATTTACCGGTAATAATTATATTGACTGTTATCGTATAGACGGCACAAGGCTATGGAGAATAAATATTGGGAAAAACATAAGGGCAGGCGCTCATTATTCACCATTTATCGTTTATGATTTTGATGGAGACGGAAAAGCTGAACTTATAATGAAAACGGCAGATGGTACAATTGATGGTGTAGGCAATGTGATTGGAGATAGTACAAAAGATTATAGGGAGATTTCTAATGATAACAAAAGGGGTCGTATTCTTAAGGGGCCTGAATATCTTACCGTTTTTGAAGGACTGACAGGTAAAGCTCTAAAAACTATAAATTACATACCTGCTCGTGGAGATTCCAAGGATTGGGGAGATGATCACGGTAACAGATGTGAAAGGTATCTGGCAGGCGTTGGATATCTTGATGGCATACATGCCAGTGCTATCTTTTGCAGAGGGTATTATACTCGTACGGTAATTACTTCATGGGATTGGGACGGCAAAGAACTTAAGCAACATTGGATTTTTGATACAAACAATCCTAAATGGAAGTCGTACGCCGGACAAGGAAACCATAATCTTAGAATAGCAGATGTTGATGGCGATGGATGTGATGAAATAACTTATGGTGCTATGTGTGTTGACCACAATGGGAATGGACTATATAATACAGGTTTCGGGCATGGAGATGCTATACATCTCACTGCTTTCGATCCCAATACAGAGAATCTGCAGGTATGGGACTGTCATGAAAATAAAAGGGATGGATCTGATTTCCGTGATGCAAAAACAGGCAAAGTTATATTTCAAATACCTAGTAATGAAGATGTAGGAAGATGCATGGCTGCAGATATTGATCCAACAAATCCAGGACTTGAGATGTGGAGCAGTGCAAGCGGCGGAATAAGAAATATAAAAGGAAACGTTATTAGTAAACCGTCTATCGGGCATCGTAAATATGGAGTATCAACAAACTTCGGTATCTGGTGGGATGGCGACCTGCTAAGAGAATTGTTAGATCATGAAAGTATTACTAAATATGATAGTAATAAAGGCATTAGTTATACTCTTCAAAGATTTGAAGGGTGCAAATTTAATAATGGGACAAAGTCAAACCCGTGCTTGAGTGCTGACATACTTGGTGACTGGCGCGAAGAAGTACTAACTCGTACTTACGACAGCAGCGAACTTAGACTCTATGTATCTATGATACCAACAGACTATCGCATCAATTGTCTTGAAGAGGATATTCCTTATCGTATAGGTGTCGCAACTGAGAACGTTGGATATAATCAGCCTCCCGAGACAGGATTTTATCTTGGACCTGACAAGACGGTACATCCTTTTCTTAAATAG